Below is a window of Bacteroidota bacterium DNA.
ACAATGAAATAATTGAAAACATCATTAAAGCAATCATCGAGAGAAAAGTTTGTAAAGTCTCTTATTTCAAACCATCATCTGATTCTATGAAATCTTATAATATTGAGCCGGTAAAAATAGTTAATTATAATGGTGGTCTCTACACCATTGCCTATATTCAGCGGCATCACAGTTATATAATGCTGGCAGTACAGAGAATTCAATCGATCAAAATTTTAGAAAAACCTCAGGGACAAAATCACACCTTCAATGAAGACGAATTCTGGCAGGGCAAATTTGGTTTATTTCCCGGTGAACAGAAAGAAGTAAAATTACAATTTTCTAAATCCATCAAACACCATCTTGAAGGTAGACAGTGGCATGCCAGTCAAAGTTTTAATCAGGAGGATGATGGCAGTCTAATTCTAACCATGAATGTTGGTTTAAGTCCTGAGTTAATCACCTGGATCAGTGGCTGGCAGGAGGAGGTGAAAGTACTGAAACCGTTGAAATTGAGAAAATTGATAATCGATCATTTAGAAAAAACAATAAAATTATACTCATAACGACATGATATGTCTTGTTGGTTTCTTAATATAGAGGGAAATCAAGGAGACATAATTTGAATAATAATAAATTACCACATCAAATATTTTATGAATTAGGGGAATTCATCTGCAATCCGGATACAATTATTGAATCTAAAAAAATATCAAAATTGGTTGACACTTTGCTTCATTGTAAGGATTTCGACAGGTTTAACCTCACCGAAGATGAGTTACCTGTAATTGCCAGTGCCTGGTATGATATGATTGAGAATTCCTGCAATTATTGGGATGCAATTGATTTGCTGAAAATGGTTTATCCGCCAAAATCCACATGCCTCAATAAACTTCCAATCATTATTGGATTATTAGAAAAGAAAGTTATTTATACTGAAAAACGAACCTTAAGAAATGCAGCGAGAAAGAAGCTACATATCGAGGATCAATCTCCTGTTATTTCTTTCTCTTCCCATTCACTGCTTGAAAACGGAGTTGTATTTCATCGGGATTTTGTAAAAGCATTACTCGATGAAACTGATGATATTGAACATGACAGGACCTCACCATATTCCAATAATAAAGAATATCTGAATGATTGGAT
It encodes the following:
- a CDS encoding WYL domain-containing transcriptional regulator, which produces MQFNSQINRLLRILQILSLGEKLSTTTLLDKFENKISRRTLQRDFIALSEAGIPIHSDKLQGNENIWYLDTRFKNFIPIPIGINEYLAAHTLKENLKIFRNTVLEEDIESLFSKIEQIVPSNVFLDSRKGLAESYFEQYSAGLFDYSPYNEIIENIIKAIIERKVCKVSYFKPSSDSMKSYNIEPVKIVNYNGGLYTIAYIQRHHSYIMLAVQRIQSIKILEKPQGQNHTFNEDEFWQGKFGLFPGEQKEVKLQFSKSIKHHLEGRQWHASQSFNQEDDGSLILTMNVGLSPELITWISGWQEEVKVLKPLKLRKLIIDHLEKTIKLYS